A stretch of the Candidatus Thioglobus sp. genome encodes the following:
- the argB gene encoding acetylglutamate kinase → MSDSTHNIASVLTESLPYIQKFQGKTIVIKYGGNAMVDEKLKSSFARDIVLMKSVGMNPIVVHGGGPQIGKTLEKIGKQSEFVGGMRVTDSETMDVVEMVLGGLVNKEIVNLIHQHGGHSIGLTGKDGSLISAKKLHHVDYPTSEIIDLGHVGEVDKIDTSVIELLLKGDFIPVIAPIGVGQDGFSYNINADLVAGAIAQALNAEKLILLTNTSGLLDSKGELLTGLDAKMVDELIEDGTIYGGMLPKIGCALSAVKDGVKSTHIIDGRVPHAVLLEVFTDNGVGTLITCNE, encoded by the coding sequence ATGTCTGACAGCACACACAATATAGCCAGCGTCCTGACCGAAAGCTTGCCATACATCCAAAAGTTTCAAGGCAAAACCATTGTGATTAAGTATGGCGGTAATGCCATGGTTGATGAAAAGCTTAAATCAAGCTTTGCTCGAGACATTGTTTTGATGAAATCTGTTGGTATGAATCCAATTGTAGTTCATGGTGGTGGACCACAAATCGGTAAAACCTTAGAAAAGATTGGAAAACAAAGTGAGTTTGTTGGTGGCATGCGTGTGACTGATTCTGAAACCATGGATGTGGTAGAAATGGTATTGGGCGGTTTGGTTAATAAAGAAATTGTTAATTTAATCCATCAACATGGCGGCCACTCGATTGGCTTAACTGGAAAAGATGGTAGCTTGATCTCAGCTAAAAAGCTTCATCATGTTGACTATCCAACTTCAGAAATTATTGATTTGGGCCATGTTGGCGAGGTTGATAAAATTGACACCTCGGTTATTGAGTTGTTATTAAAAGGTGATTTCATTCCTGTGATCGCACCAATTGGTGTGGGCCAAGATGGGTTTTCTTATAACATTAATGCTGATTTAGTCGCAGGTGCTATTGCCCAAGCGCTAAATGCAGAGAAACTTATCTTACTAACTAATACATCAGGCTTACTAGATTCTAAAGGTGAGCTTTTAACAGGTTTGGATGCAAAAATGGTGGATGAGCTAATTGAAGACGGCACGATTTATGGCGGCATGCTGCCTAAAATCGGCTGCGCATTATCAGCAGTTAAAGATGGCGTGAAATCTACACATATTATTGATGGTCGTGTTCCACATGCCGTTCTTTTGGAAGTTTTTACAGATAACGGTGTTGGCACGCTGATCACGTGTAATGAGTAA
- a CDS encoding dihydroorotate dehydrogenase electron transfer subunit encodes MSKEHRDTIKVVDCQVLAHYKYEGDQYIITLASDVIANETKPGQFVHISVSDALPMRRPISVMSVDKENATFDLLYKVVGKGTQQLSERKIGDVLSVIGPIGNGFTMTDKKRPLLIGGGVGMPPMVAIAQSIKDNDYQPFAILGSEVPFPFDAQVASDGKDYQGATHTMPEFEDWGVECRLASLQNYEGCFKGYVTDLAKVYLDGLSAEELAQVEVYSCGPHPMLEAVAKLAKEYNLPCQVSLEENMACAVGGCAGCVVEVQTDNGPAMKRVCVDGPVFDATTVF; translated from the coding sequence ATGAGTAAAGAACATCGCGATACTATCAAGGTAGTCGACTGTCAAGTATTAGCGCATTATAAGTATGAAGGCGATCAATATATTATTACGCTTGCCTCAGACGTTATTGCTAATGAAACTAAGCCGGGACAGTTTGTACATATTTCTGTGTCAGATGCACTACCCATGAGACGCCCAATTTCAGTCATGTCGGTTGATAAAGAAAATGCCACTTTTGATTTATTATATAAAGTCGTTGGTAAGGGAACACAGCAATTATCTGAGCGCAAAATTGGCGACGTGTTAAGTGTAATCGGCCCAATTGGCAACGGCTTTACAATGACAGACAAAAAGCGACCACTATTAATTGGTGGTGGTGTTGGTATGCCGCCTATGGTGGCTATTGCTCAATCGATCAAAGACAACGATTATCAACCATTTGCTATTTTAGGCTCTGAAGTGCCATTCCCTTTTGATGCACAAGTAGCAAGTGACGGCAAAGATTATCAAGGTGCAACACATACCATGCCCGAGTTTGAAGATTGGGGTGTTGAGTGTCGCTTAGCCAGTTTGCAAAACTACGAAGGTTGTTTTAAAGGCTACGTAACAGATCTTGCTAAGGTTTATTTAGATGGCTTGTCAGCAGAAGAGCTTGCCCAAGTTGAGGTGTATTCTTGTGGTCCACACCCAATGCTTGAAGCCGTTGCCAAATTAGCTAAAGAATACAACTTACCTTGCCAAGTATCGCTAGAAGAAAACATGGCATGTGCGGTAGGTGGTTGTGCAGGATGTGTGGTTGAAGTGCAAACGGATAATGGCCCAG
- a CDS encoding cytochrome c — MGKVLLFIAILTLGIFLLFYDNEWLESKRTAGKGLFPDANYKSSISQGEVEYQKTCVRCHGEGLLGTKQGPSLLDSIYGPSHHADLSFYYAVKSGVRQHHWRFGDMPKIAGLTPERVSDIIAYVRYQQKKLNKKMTGGGK; from the coding sequence ATGGGTAAAGTTTTATTATTTATAGCGATACTCACATTGGGTATTTTCCTGTTATTTTATGATAATGAGTGGCTTGAGTCGAAGAGGACTGCTGGAAAAGGTCTTTTTCCTGATGCAAACTATAAGTCTAGTATTTCTCAAGGAGAGGTTGAGTATCAAAAGACTTGTGTAAGGTGTCACGGGGAGGGTTTGTTGGGAACTAAACAAGGCCCTTCACTACTTGATAGTATCTATGGCCCCTCTCACCATGCAGATTTGTCATTTTATTATGCGGTAAAAAGCGGTGTTAGACAGCATCATTGGAGATTTGGCGATATGCCAAAGATTGCAGGACTTACGCCAGAAAGGGTTAGCGATATTATTGCTTATGTACGTTATCAGCAAAAAAAGTTAAATAAAAAGATGACAGGCGGCGGTAAATGA
- a CDS encoding c-type cytochrome, protein MKKLIILTSALFLTGCFDNGDVQAKVEDSVQLGKATFEKNCASCHGKDGEGIVKDWKKRQADGNYPAPPVNGSAHAWHHSPKTLLSTINNGGAKLGGRMPAFKDKLSEEEKLATLDYIHSLWPEEIQKKYDSRFK, encoded by the coding sequence ATGAAAAAATTAATTATTTTAACAAGTGCATTGTTTTTAACAGGGTGTTTTGATAATGGCGATGTGCAAGCCAAGGTTGAAGATAGTGTCCAATTGGGAAAGGCAACTTTTGAAAAAAACTGTGCCTCTTGTCATGGAAAAGACGGAGAGGGGATTGTCAAAGATTGGAAAAAAAGACAAGCGGATGGAAACTATCCTGCGCCACCAGTAAACGGCTCAGCACACGCCTGGCATCACTCACCAAAAACTTTATTAAGTACCATTAATAATGGTGGTGCAAAATTGGGTGGGCGAATGCCAGCCTTTAAGGATAAGTTGAGTGAAGAAGAAAAGCTAGCAACGCTTGACTATATTCACAGTCTTTGGCCAGAGGAAATTCAGAAAAAATATGACTCAAGATTTAAATAA